GGTTAATCCCCATTGTCAGGTAGAACTCATTGCTTTGGAATTGGACTATAGTGTCCCCACAGCCACCATTGACTATAAACTCCTCGATGCTTGGTCATCTTCTATTCCTGATTTACTTACTACCCTTGCTCACCAAAAACAGGTGAATCAAGACTACTTTCAAGGAGAACTTTTAATTGGCGATGCCCGACAAACCATTCAACAAGTGATCGCCAGAAACTTTTTAGCTGATGCTATCTTTCTTGATCCCTTTTCCCCTCCCCACTGCCCTCAACTTTGGACAGTAGAATTTTTAGCTCTTGTCGCTCAATGTCTCCACGAAAATGGGCGACTGACCACCTATTCTTGTGCAGCTGCTATGCGAACTGCTCTCGATTTAGCAGGGCTGGCTTATACTTCTACAATGGGCATGAACCGCCGTTCTACTGTCGCTAGTTGGAAACAAGACGATTTACCTCCGTTATCGGAACAAGATCTCGAACATCAAAAAACTCGCGCTGCTATTCCCTATCGTGATCTTACTCTAGAAGATTCTGTAGTAACGATTCTTAAACGTCGCCAAAAAGAGCAACAGGATTGCACTTTAGAAACAACTAGCCAGTGGCGAAAACGTTGGTGGCACAAAATATTAGATAATAGCTAAAATAAAAGAGTATTCTTAATAAGAATACCTAGAAAAAATACGGAGTTGCCATGTTATTATCTGATAAAAAAAAAGACTACCAAAACACTACATCCCAAAAACCTTGGTGGAATCAACCCCTTTGGGGAGACCGTAGTTTTCTAGAAAAGGTCAAGAGCCATTTTGCTAAAACTCCTATACCAGAAAGTACGGTATCTTGGCATGATCGCGCTTTACAAGAAATTACTCAAGTAGGAAGTTTATTAGAACAAATAGACTCTCAAGAATTTACTGATCCTGAGTTTATCCTCCTATTAAAAATTCGTTTGCAACTTCACAAAGGAATAGAAGGATACCAAGGGTTAGCAGAAAAGGCTCAGATGCTGAATGTTGCCATTGAAGCTAAAGATAGTTTTCTTAGAATTGAAGCAACAGAATTTCAATATCGAGGCTATGCTCAACAAGAGTTTTATCAAGGAGTCTTTAATATTCTGACCCAACAACTTTCAACAGACAATTTTATTAACGAAGTCAAAAAATTATTAGCAACATCTCAACAGCGCTTAAAAACAGAACAAGGACAAAAAGCTCTTAATAGTTATTTCCAAGACTTAGAACACTTAGCCGCAACACATGAACTAGGGCTAGAGTTGCTTTATCTATTTAAAAAATATGACTTTAGTGACTTTTCTACCATACGCACAATTGATGCTTTAGTCCAGTATATGCAAAGCCTAAATTTACAAGAACAAGACAGGCTAGTAAGAGTCATTAAAAATAATACTCCAGTATTTGAAAAACTTAGCCACATTATTGGCTTAAACGAGGAACATCAAAACATTGAAACTTACACTAAGCTCATGCAGTATGTTGCCTTAATGGATAAACATAAAGAGACTTATAAAAGGTTTGAGAAGATCCTCTCTCAACTTATAGTGTGGGAAAAATCCTACTATACCTTGACAAATATTCGTAAAGAATATCCCTCCAAAAACTACCAGTTACCGAAAACATTTCGTGAACCTTTACCTGCTTTAAACGTTTATCAAAAATATCAGCCATGGCTGGTTATTCAGAAAACGAGCTTTATTAGGAGTAAAACCGTTACATATACAAAATAGCCTGCTCGAAATTTGTGATTAAGATACTATTAAACTAATTTTTTAATCACTTAAAACAGTATTAGCCTATATGAGGGGGTTATAATAGAGCCTGTACAGGAAACTGTACATATAATTAGCCTGCTAGCAAGGTGAGATCAATATGTTAGAGACAATCGACTATACTCAAATCCGTGAAAACTTTGCAAAAGTTCTTGATGAGATAGTACAAGATGGAAAGGTTTACGCTATCTCCCGAAAAGGTGAACAGCAAGCGGTACTGATGTCAGCAGATGATTATTCCAGCTTAATGACTACCTTACATCTATTAAGATCGCGCAATAATTCGTCACGACTTTTTGAAGCGTTAGAAGAATCGGAAAACAATGATACTCCTACTCAAACTTTGGATGAACTGGGAGAGGAAATGAATTTTGTCCAAAGAGAAACGCAGAAAAAATAAAAAACAACAGTCTTCTTCAGAGGAAAATAAAACTCAACTTTCTTCTGTTAAACTTTATCCTGTCTTTCACGACAAATTTAAGGAAGATTTGCTTTGGTGGGCAATTAATAATAAAAAAGTTTATGCTAAATTATTTGATTTAATTAAAGATATTTTAGATGGTAATCCATTTACAGGAAAAGGTCATCCAGAACCGTTAAAATATATGGATTATTCTGGAGTTTAGTCAAGGCGCATTGATCGCGAACATCGACTTGTTTATCGAGTTCATAATCAAAAGATTCATTTTTTACAAGGACGTTACCACTATTATAGTCGTTCCAATTCAGTTCCGTAGTGC
This window of the Euhalothece natronophila Z-M001 genome carries:
- a CDS encoding tRNA (5-methylaminomethyl-2-thiouridine)(34)-methyltransferase MnmD, whose product is MSFTPEPTSDGSYTFFSPDFEETFHSQQGAKQEAEEKFIIPAALDQKAQAQSSIKLLDICYGLGYNTASALETIWKVNPHCQVELIALELDYSVPTATIDYKLLDAWSSSIPDLLTTLAHQKQVNQDYFQGELLIGDARQTIQQVIARNFLADAIFLDPFSPPHCPQLWTVEFLALVAQCLHENGRLTTYSCAAAMRTALDLAGLAYTSTMGMNRRSTVASWKQDDLPPLSEQDLEHQKTRAAIPYRDLTLEDSVVTILKRRQKEQQDCTLETTSQWRKRWWHKILDNS
- a CDS encoding type II toxin-antitoxin system Phd/YefM family antitoxin, with product MLETIDYTQIRENFAKVLDEIVQDGKVYAISRKGEQQAVLMSADDYSSLMTTLHLLRSRNNSSRLFEALEESENNDTPTQTLDELGEEMNFVQRETQKK